From a region of the Clupea harengus chromosome 9, Ch_v2.0.2, whole genome shotgun sequence genome:
- the gucy2f gene encoding retinal guanylyl cyclase 2 → MHQLPLHFGGVLWELSAYPCCPVLRSKHSLGPIIPFYNFSLWILLGVLTFPCCVQCFIFKVGVLGPWNCDPIHSKSLPSVAAKLAVSRINEDFSLDLGCQMDFMVLQEPCETSKALTAFVNYEKHVDAFVGPANPGYCNAASLLGKNWNKAIFSWACINYELDRIEGYPTFARTLPSPTRVLFTVLKYFRWANIGIVSSDEDIWIDTAGKVANSLRSQGLPVGIVASVGSNETEMENTLRDIQRAGEIKVIIMCMHSVLMGGEKQRAFLLKAHAMGLTQGKYVFVPYDALLYSLPYSNTSYFALQNDTKLQQAYDAVLTITVASDLMSFSEAFNMAKRFGELTVSHEPEQVSPLFGTIYNGLYLVAKAIHNARRAGQWLSGTNLAYFTRNMTFKGFNQNIRIDSQGDSQTSYVILDTDGWGRQMYRCYLVDLSTGTLQFAGRSIHFPGGSPPSPDSSCWFDPDAVCTGGVEIIYVIIVLVVILVLGLGALGLTLVIRWRIQQIQLVKGPNRILLTLEDLTFIDPQLSKQKITLEDLTGSRSAIEDKSTKSADQFNSEISVATVTHETSNVAVYEGDWVWMKKFKDGHFKEVKQSTTKIFTKMKDLRNENVNPFLGFFIDCDMFAMVTEHCSRGSLHDLLRNDDVKLDWMFKSSLLLDLIKGIKYLHHRDFPHGRLKSKNCVVDGRFVLKITDYGFNELLDNQKAPKEIPPPADLFWTAPELLRDLEHSRKGTYKGDVYSFAIILQEVVVRGAPYCMLGLSPEEIIRKVKKPPPMCRPTVAPDQAPLQCIQLMKQCWSEQPERRPTFDEIFDQFKFINKGKKTNIIDSMLRMLEQYSSNLEELIRERTEELEVEKQRTEKLLSEMLPPSVAEALKTGATVEPEYFDQVTIYFSDIVGFTTISSLSDPIEVVDLLNDLYSLFDAVLSNHDVYKVETIGDAYMVASGLPKRNGNKHAAEIANMSLNILSSVGTFKMRHMPEVPVRIRIGIHSGPCVAGVVGLTMPRYCLFGDTVNTASRMESTGLPYRIHVNMSTVKILRSLDEGYKIDLRGKTELKGKGIEETYWLVGQSSFTKPLPKPPEIRPGDNWQDMVTEEIKTLFRKANRQVDKPKL, encoded by the exons ATGCACCAGTTACCACTCCATTTCGGAGGTGTATTATGGGAACTGTCAGCCTATCCCTGTTGTCCAGTTTTGAGAAGCAAACACAGCCTTGGACCAATTATACCATTTTACAACTTTTCACTATGGATACTGCTAGGAGTTCTGACGTTTCCatgttgtgttcagtgtttcaTTTTCAAAGTGGGAGTCCTTGGGCCTTGGAACTGCGACCCAATACACTCGAAATCTCTCCCCTCGGTTGCAGCCAAATTGGCTGTGAGCAGGATAAATGAAGATTTTAGCTTGGATCTGGGATgtcaaatggattttatggttCTCCAAGAGCCCTGCGAAACATCGAAGGCTCTGACAGCATTTGTGAACTACGAGAAACACGTCGACGCTTTCGTAGGACCCGCCAATCCAGGTTACTGCAACGCCGCTTCACTTTTGGGTAAAAACTGGAACAAGGCCATTTTCTCTTGGGCTTGCATTAATTATGAACTGGACAGAATCGAAGGATATCCAACTTTCGCACGGACTTTACCGTCTCCAACGCGAGTGCTTTTTACTGTGCTAAAGTATTTCAGGTGGGCCAATATTGGCATAGTCTCCTCCGATGAGGATATATGGATAGACACGGCTGGCAAAGTGGCGAATTCTCTGAGGAGTCAGGGGCTCCCCGTTGGCATAGTGGCGTCTGTGGGGAGCAATGAAACCGAGATGGAGAACACCCTACGGGACATTCAGAGAGCAGGGGAAATAAAAG TCATCATAATGTGCATGCACTCTGTGCTAATGGGTGGGGAAAAACAGAGAGCTTTCCTGCTGAAGGCCCATGCCATGGGTCTGACCCAAGGGAAGTATGTCTTTGTGCCTTATGACGCCCTCCTCTACAGCCTGCCCTACTCAAACACCTCCTACTTCGCTCTGCAAAACGACACAAAGCTTCAACAGGCCTACGACGCTGTGCTGACTATTACCGTGGCGTCAGACCTGATGTCCTTCAGTGAAGCGTTCAACATGGCCAAGAGATTTGGAGAGCTCACTGTGTCCCATGAGCCAGAGCAG GTCTCCCCTCTGTTTGGAACCATCTACAACGGTCTGTACCTGGTTGCCAAAGCTATACACAATGCCCGGAGGGCGGGCCAGTGGCTCAGCGGCACCAACCTGGCGTACTTCACTCGAAACATGACCTTCAAAGGCTTCAACCAGAACATACGAATAGACAGCCAAGGAGACAGCCAGACCAGTTATGTGATCTTGGACACTGACGGCTGGGGGAGGCAGATGTATCGGTGCTATCTGGTGGACCTCAGCACCGGCACGCTGCAGTTCGCTGGAAGGTCAATCCACTTCCCAGGAGGATCTCCCCCTTCGCCTGACTCAAGCTGCTGGTTTGACCCGGATGCAGTCTGCACTGGAG GTGTGGAGATCATCTATGTTATCATCGTGCTTGTTGTTATTTTGGTGCTGGGCCTGGGAGCCCTCGGCCTGACCCTTGTCATAAG gTGGAGGATCCAGCAGATCCAGCTGGTGAAAGGGCCCAACAGGATCCTGCTGACCCTGGAGGACCTCACCTTCATCGACCCTCAGCTAAGCAAGCAG AAAATCACTTTAGAAGATCTCACTGGCTCAAGGAGTGCTATTGAGGACAAGAGTACAAAGTCTGCGGATCAATTTAACTCTGAAATTAGCGTAGCAACAGTTACACACGAGACATCAAATGTGGCCGTCTATGAG GGTGACTGGGTGTGGATGAAGAAGTTTAAAGATGGCCATTTTAAAGAAGTGAAACAGAGCACAACCAAGATCTTCACAAAA ATGAAGGACCTACGGAATGAGAACGTCAACCCATTCCTAGGCTTCTTTATAGACTGTGACATGTTTGCCATGGTGACAGAGCATTGCTCTCGGGGGAGCCTCCATGACCTTTTAAGAAATGATGATGTCAAGCTGGACTGGATGTTTAAGTCTTCACTATTACTAGATCTCATAaag GGCATAAAATACCTCCATCATAGAGACTTTCCCCACGGAAGGCTAAAGTCTAAGAACTGTGTGGTTGATGGCCGCTTTGTCCTCAAGATAACAGACTATGGTTTCAATGAGCTTTTAGACAACCAGAAAGCCCCCAAAGAGATTCCTCCACCAGCAG ACTTGTTTTGGACAGCCCCGGAGCTCCTCCGAGACTTAGAGCATTCACGCAAAGGGACCTACAAAGGGGATGTGTACAGTTTTGCCATCATCCTGCAAGAGGTGGTGGTCCGAGGAGCTCCCTATTGCATGCTGGGATTGTCTCCAGAAG AGATCATCCGTAAGGTGAAGAAGCCTCCGCCCATGTGCAGGCCCACGGTGGCCCCGGACCAGGCCCCGCTGCAGTGCATCCAGCTCATGAAGCAGTGCTGGAGCGAGCAGCCGGAGCGCCGGCCCACCTTTGATGAGATCTTTGATCAG TTCAAGTTCATCAACAAGGGCAAGAAGACCAACATCATCGACTCCATGTTGCGAATGCTGGAACAGTACTCTTCCAACCTGGAGGAGCTGATCAGGGAGCGGAcggaggagctggaggtggagaaacagaggacagagaagcTCCTCTCAGAGATGCTCCCGCC CTCTGTGGCAGAAGCACTGAAGACAGGCGCGACTGTGGAGCCGGAGTACTTCGACCAGGTGACCATCTACTTCAGCGACATCGTGGGTTTCACCACCATCTCGTCCCTCAGTGACCCCATCGAGGTAGTGGACCTGCTCAACGACCTCTACTCACTCTTTGACGCTGTGCTGAGCAACCATGATGTCTACAAG gTGGAAACCATTGGTGACGCCTACATGGTGGCATCAGGCCTCCCCAAGCGCAATGGCAACAAGCACGCGGCAGAGATCGCCAACATGTCCCTGAACATCCTGAGCTCAGTGGGCACCTTCAAGATGAGACACATGCCCGAGGTGCCGGTCAGGATCCGTATTGGCATCCACTCCG ggccgtGTGTTGCTGGGGTGGTGGGTCTGACCATGCCTCGATACTGTCTCTTTGGAGACACAGTCAACACCGCCTCTCGAATGGAATCCACAGGACTGC CTTATAGAATCCATGTGAACATGAGCACAGTGAAGATCCTGCGCTCCCTGGACGAGGGCTATAAGATTGACCTCAGGGGGAAGACCGAGCTGAAG GGCAAAGGTATCGAGGAGACATACTGGCTTGTTGGGCAATCTAGTTTTACAAAGCCTTTGCCAAAGCCACCAGAGATCAGACCAGG
- the tsku gene encoding tsukushi isoform X1 has protein sequence MQGTMLFFLGVSVLTVLSHGVAGGQTCHPQCRCEVESFGLFDSFSLTKVDCSGVGPGTAPIPIPLDTSFLDLSFNAVGAISDAMLTGPGYTTLVSLDLSNNAISKVGAKAFSKLRYLETLDLSHNALEDLPEGCFTGLPLAEVDLSNNRFHEFSLDVFTTKGQEKPLTVDLSNNLITAITTKAQGPSLSIKSLVLADNRLRAVPDLSGLPLRYLVLDGNWISVIKEGAFQTFRDLSYLSLSGLPKLSLIEPLSFRGLENLQVLDLSNNKKLKSLSPEVFSSLNSLQELNLSNSGMTHLPSTILSYLPNIKSITLSPNTHCWKTLKQGQFHRQIGEAKNDYVISCDDISSVPLNPVL, from the exons ATGCAG GGTACCATGCTGTTCTTCCTGGGTGTGAGTGTCCTGACAGTGCTGTCCCATGGCGTGGCGGGAGGGCAGACGTGCCATCCTCAGTGTCGCTGTGAAGTGGAGAGCTTCGGTCTGTTTGACAGCTTCAGCCTGACCAAGGTGGACTGCAGTGGGGTGGGACCCGGCACcgcccccatccccatcccactGGACACCTCTTTCCTGGACTTGTCCTTTAATGCTGTCGGTGCCATTTCAGACGCCATGCTAACTGGACCGGGCTACACCACCCTTGTGAGCCTGGATCTCAGCAACAATGCCATTAGCAAAGTGGGTGCTAAGGCCTTCTCCAAGCTGCGCTACCTGGAGACCTTAGACCTGAGCCACAATGCCCTGGAGGACCTCCCTGAGGGCTGTTTTACAGGACTTCCCTTAGCAGAGGTAGATTTAAGCAATAACAGATTTCATGAGTTCAGCCTTGATGTTTTCACCACCAAGGGCCAAGAGAAGCCCTTGACCGTTGACCTGTCGAACAATTTAATAACAGCCATCACTACAAAAGCACAGGGACCTTCTCTGTCCATTAAAAGCCTGGTGCTGGCAGACAACAGACTGAGGGCCGTCCCTGATCTCTCAGGCCTTCCTCTGCGCTATCTGGTATTGGATGGGAACTGGATCTCTGTCATAAAGGAGGGGGCTTTTCAGACTTTCAGGGATCTCTCGTATCTTAGCCTCAGTGGCCTTCCAAAGCTCTCACTTATCGAGCCTCTGAGCTTCCGAGGTTTAGAAAACCTGCAGGTTCTGGATCTTTCCAATAACAAGAAGCTGAAATCACTGAGCCCAGAGGTCTTTAGCAGTCTGAACTCCTTACAGGAGCTCAATTTGTCCAACTCTGGAATGACACATCTGCCTAGTACCATTCTGAGCTATTTGCCAAATATCAAAAGCATAACTCTCAGCCCAAACACGCACTGTTGGAAGACATTGAAACAGGGCCAGTTTCACAGGCAGATTGGAGAAGCCAAAAATGATTATGTAATATCCTGTGATGATATCAGCTCTGTGCCTCTCAATCCTGTTTTGTGA
- the tsku gene encoding tsukushi isoform X2, translating into MLFFLGVSVLTVLSHGVAGGQTCHPQCRCEVESFGLFDSFSLTKVDCSGVGPGTAPIPIPLDTSFLDLSFNAVGAISDAMLTGPGYTTLVSLDLSNNAISKVGAKAFSKLRYLETLDLSHNALEDLPEGCFTGLPLAEVDLSNNRFHEFSLDVFTTKGQEKPLTVDLSNNLITAITTKAQGPSLSIKSLVLADNRLRAVPDLSGLPLRYLVLDGNWISVIKEGAFQTFRDLSYLSLSGLPKLSLIEPLSFRGLENLQVLDLSNNKKLKSLSPEVFSSLNSLQELNLSNSGMTHLPSTILSYLPNIKSITLSPNTHCWKTLKQGQFHRQIGEAKNDYVISCDDISSVPLNPVL; encoded by the coding sequence ATGCTGTTCTTCCTGGGTGTGAGTGTCCTGACAGTGCTGTCCCATGGCGTGGCGGGAGGGCAGACGTGCCATCCTCAGTGTCGCTGTGAAGTGGAGAGCTTCGGTCTGTTTGACAGCTTCAGCCTGACCAAGGTGGACTGCAGTGGGGTGGGACCCGGCACcgcccccatccccatcccactGGACACCTCTTTCCTGGACTTGTCCTTTAATGCTGTCGGTGCCATTTCAGACGCCATGCTAACTGGACCGGGCTACACCACCCTTGTGAGCCTGGATCTCAGCAACAATGCCATTAGCAAAGTGGGTGCTAAGGCCTTCTCCAAGCTGCGCTACCTGGAGACCTTAGACCTGAGCCACAATGCCCTGGAGGACCTCCCTGAGGGCTGTTTTACAGGACTTCCCTTAGCAGAGGTAGATTTAAGCAATAACAGATTTCATGAGTTCAGCCTTGATGTTTTCACCACCAAGGGCCAAGAGAAGCCCTTGACCGTTGACCTGTCGAACAATTTAATAACAGCCATCACTACAAAAGCACAGGGACCTTCTCTGTCCATTAAAAGCCTGGTGCTGGCAGACAACAGACTGAGGGCCGTCCCTGATCTCTCAGGCCTTCCTCTGCGCTATCTGGTATTGGATGGGAACTGGATCTCTGTCATAAAGGAGGGGGCTTTTCAGACTTTCAGGGATCTCTCGTATCTTAGCCTCAGTGGCCTTCCAAAGCTCTCACTTATCGAGCCTCTGAGCTTCCGAGGTTTAGAAAACCTGCAGGTTCTGGATCTTTCCAATAACAAGAAGCTGAAATCACTGAGCCCAGAGGTCTTTAGCAGTCTGAACTCCTTACAGGAGCTCAATTTGTCCAACTCTGGAATGACACATCTGCCTAGTACCATTCTGAGCTATTTGCCAAATATCAAAAGCATAACTCTCAGCCCAAACACGCACTGTTGGAAGACATTGAAACAGGGCCAGTTTCACAGGCAGATTGGAGAAGCCAAAAATGATTATGTAATATCCTGTGATGATATCAGCTCTGTGCCTCTCAATCCTGTTTTGTGA